Proteins from a genomic interval of Brachybacterium vulturis:
- a CDS encoding leucyl aminopeptidase, with protein MPTITITEASVRDVDTDVLILPLLAGADDAPATVPGSPEISEAIAGLDASSARGDLYRIPSFGLAAASSLLLVGVGDEDLAEVSAEDLRLAFGTATRSLSGVERAAVALPTGSADQRAAALEGAALGAYAFVAHKSGTGASAPKAALGSLSLVAEGEADAARAAVDRSTLLSEVVDTVRDLVNTPPNLLYPASFAQRAEELVADLPVTVTVLDEEQLAEGGYGGIVGVGQGSARPPRLVRLEYAPKTAKRSVALVGKGITFDTGGISLKPAPGMDDMTSDMTGAATVLGATIGAARLGLDVKVTTYLALAENMPGGGAQRPGDVVTMRNGKTVEVLNTDAEGRMVMADALVDAVAEEPDLVMDVATLTGAAVVALGKRTAGVMGTEDARALVLTAAGTSGEPFWALPFPAELRADLTGRVADLRNIGERPGGALSAGIFLSEFVDETPWAHLDIAGPGFASSPLGYMGKGATGMSTRTVLQVLEDLATGPAA; from the coding sequence ATGCCCACCATCACCATCACCGAAGCATCAGTGCGCGACGTCGACACCGACGTCCTCATCCTCCCCCTGCTCGCCGGCGCCGACGACGCCCCGGCGACCGTCCCCGGATCCCCCGAGATCTCCGAGGCCATCGCCGGTCTCGACGCCTCTTCGGCGCGCGGCGATCTGTACCGCATCCCGTCCTTCGGACTGGCCGCCGCGAGCTCGCTGCTGCTGGTCGGCGTGGGTGACGAGGATCTCGCCGAGGTCTCCGCCGAGGACCTGCGCCTGGCCTTCGGCACCGCCACCCGCTCCCTGAGCGGCGTCGAGCGCGCCGCCGTCGCGCTGCCGACGGGCTCCGCCGACCAGCGCGCCGCTGCCCTCGAGGGCGCCGCACTGGGCGCCTACGCCTTCGTGGCGCACAAGTCCGGCACCGGCGCCTCCGCCCCCAAGGCCGCGCTCGGCTCCCTGAGCCTGGTCGCCGAGGGCGAGGCCGACGCCGCCCGCGCCGCGGTGGACCGCTCCACCCTGCTCTCCGAGGTGGTGGACACCGTCCGCGATCTCGTCAACACCCCGCCGAACCTCCTCTACCCCGCCTCCTTCGCGCAGCGCGCGGAGGAGCTCGTCGCCGATCTGCCCGTGACGGTCACGGTGCTCGACGAGGAACAGCTCGCCGAGGGCGGCTACGGCGGCATCGTCGGGGTGGGCCAGGGCTCGGCCCGTCCGCCGCGCCTGGTGCGTCTCGAGTACGCCCCCAAGACCGCGAAGCGCTCGGTCGCGCTCGTGGGCAAGGGCATCACCTTCGACACCGGCGGCATCTCGCTCAAGCCCGCACCCGGCATGGACGACATGACCTCCGACATGACCGGCGCCGCGACCGTGCTCGGCGCGACCATCGGTGCCGCCCGCCTGGGCCTGGACGTCAAGGTCACCACGTATCTGGCGCTGGCCGAGAACATGCCCGGCGGCGGCGCCCAGCGCCCCGGCGACGTGGTCACGATGCGCAACGGCAAGACCGTCGAGGTCCTCAACACCGACGCCGAGGGCCGGATGGTCATGGCCGACGCCCTCGTCGACGCGGTCGCCGAGGAGCCGGATCTGGTCATGGACGTGGCCACGCTGACCGGTGCGGCCGTGGTCGCCCTCGGCAAGCGCACCGCCGGTGTGATGGGCACCGAGGACGCCCGCGCGCTGGTGCTCACGGCCGCCGGGACGTCGGGCGAGCCGTTCTGGGCGCTGCCCTTCCCCGCCGAGCTGCGCGCGGACCTCACCGGGCGGGTCGCCGACCTGCGCAACATCGGCGAGCGGCCGGGCGGCGCGCTCTCGGCCGGCATCTTCCTCTCCGAGTTCGTGGACGAGACGCCATGGGCGCACCTGGACATCGCCGGCCCGGGCTTCGCCTCCTCGCCGCTGGGCTACATGGGCAAGGGCGCGACCGGGATGAGCACCCGCACCGTGCTGCAGGTCCTCGAGGACCTCGCCACGGGGCCCGCAGCGTGA